In Rhineura floridana isolate rRhiFlo1 chromosome 1, rRhiFlo1.hap2, whole genome shotgun sequence, the following proteins share a genomic window:
- the LOC133369018 gene encoding uncharacterized protein LOC133369018 produces MASMTAMGLSQFATGPTHISGHTLDLIFATGLGDGDLGVRDFTSIPLSWSDHRLLRFRLTMFSSLCKGGGPIKMVRPRRLMNPEGFQKALGSFPADKTDAPVETLVNLWNMEMTRAADTIAPMRPLLCRAQLAPWFTPELRVMKQERRRLECKWRRTPDGCNFALVKVSTKLYVKAVKAAKKQYFAATIQSSSNRPAELYKVIRGLLHSGPQNAIIPSTARCNEFARHFQDKIMNIRRDLDSNIVAVDPNEVSRAQSCPVLLDEFQLVQLVQLEDVDKVLGQVRATTSALDPCPSWLIKASRNGTAGWAKEVINASLREGVVPLGLKQVVVKPLLKKPS; encoded by the coding sequence atggcctccatgacagccatggggctgtctcaatttgctactggccctacgcatatttcagggcatactctagacttgatttttgccactggattaggggatggtgatctgggagtgagggattttacatctattcccttgtcatggtcagaccaccgcctattgaggtttagactcacaatgttttcttccctctgcaagggtggaggaccaattaagatggtccgtccccggagactaatgaatcctgagggttttcagaaggctctggggagttttccggctgataaaactgacgctcctgtcgaaaccctggtcaacctgtggaatatggaaatgacccgggcagctgacacgatcgccccaatgcgccctctcctttgcagagctcaattggctccgtggtttaccccggagctaagagtgatgaagcaagaaaggaggcggcttgagtgcaaatggagacgaactcccgacggctgtaactttgcacttgtgaaggtctctaccaagctctatgtgaaggcggtgaaggcagcaaagaagcagtactttgctgccaccattcagtcatcttccaaccgcccagcggagctttataaAGTCATCcggggactcttacattctggtcctcagaacgcaataataccatcaacagcccgctgtaatgagtttgcgagacacttccaagataagatcatgaacatccgccgggaccttgactccaacattgtagcagttgatcctaatgaggtgtccagagcacagtcttgtcctgttttattggatgaatttcagttggttcagttggtacagctcgaggatgtggacaaggtgcttggacaggtgcgggcgaccacgtctgccctggatccttgcccctcgtggctaataaaagctagcaggaatggaacagccggatgggccaaggaggtgattaatgcctctctacgagagggagtggtaccacttggtctgaaacaggtggtggtgaaaccgctcctaaaaaaaccctcctga